GCCGCGCCGCGCGTACGCTGGCGGCTCGCGACCCCGTGGTGCTGGGGAACGGCGGCAACACAGGCGTGGCGGGTGCGGTGTGGCTCCACTACGTCCACGCCGCGTACGAGCCGCGGGTGGCGGGGCGGCCGCTTCGGCGCGGCATCGACCGGCTGGCCCGGCGTAGCGCGCTGGCCGACGAGGCGCGCGCAGTGCGAGGCGCCCGGGTGATCGTGGCCAACTCGCGCCTGACCGCGCGTCACGCCACCGGGATGCTGGGCGCCGATCCGGCCGCGGTGCACGTTGTCTACTACGGCACGGACGCGGAGCGATTCCGCCCGCCCTCGCCGGACGAGCGCCAGGCTGCTCGCGAAGCGCTGGGGTGGAACGACGACGTGCCGGCCGTCGCCTTCGTGGGCGCGCTGGGGGACCGGCGCAAGGGTTTCGACACGTTGTTCGAGGCGTGGCGGCTGCTGTCGGCGGGCGGATCGTGGGATGCGCGGCTGGCCGTCGCCGGGGCGGGGGGCGAGCTGGAGCGCTGGCGGAGCCGCGCGGCGGAGGCGGGGCTGGCGGACCGCATCCACTTCCTGGGATTCCACTCCGACGTGCGCCGCCTGCTATGGGCCGCCGACGCCCTGGCCTCGCCCACGCGGTACGAGGCGTACGGGCTGG
This portion of the Longimicrobium sp. genome encodes:
- a CDS encoding glycosyltransferase family 4 protein, coding for MRPWAVVAGDFVRTGGMDAANHALAGWLARGGRETHVVAHRVADDLLHEPNLHVHHVPRPLGSHLLGFPLLDRAGRRAARTLAARDPVVLGNGGNTGVAGAVWLHYVHAAYEPRVAGRPLRRGIDRLARRSALADEARAVRGARVIVANSRLTARHATGMLGADPAAVHVVYYGTDAERFRPPSPDERQAAREALGWNDDVPAVAFVGALGDRRKGFDTLFEAWRLLSAGGSWDARLAVAGAGGELERWRSRAAEAGLADRIHFLGFHSDVRRLLWAADALASPTRYEAYGLAVQEAVCCGLPVLVSETAGVAERIGGEARRLLIPDPDDAEGVAARLRAWRERLQEHRSAALTLSAQMRLWTWDDMARSIAERVEAAG